The Rhodococcus sp. ABRD24 genome contains the following window.
ATGCTGGACCGGCTGGTGCAGAGCCAATGGGCCTTCTCAGCGGAATTGTTGGTAGAGGGCGAACCTCGAACGTTGAATGTCCGGACTACCGTGAACTTGCTTCGTATCGCTCAAGAATCGCTAGCAAATGTTCACAAGCATGCGCAGGCTGAGCGGGCCACCGTTGCACTTGGCTACGAGAGAGAGTCCACCACGTTGACCATCACTGACGACGGCGTCGGATTCGACGAGGCAAACACGGGTGGCCGCGGCTACGGGCTGTCCGGGATGCGTGATCGAATCACTTCGGAGGGCGGTGATTTCAGCGTATGCGCGACACCCAAGTCGGGAACGACTATCTGCGTGCGGGTTCCGACCCTATCCGATTGATCTTGGCCGATGATCATACGGTCATGCGGCAGGGGCTACGTGCGCTGTTCGACCTGCACGAGGAATTCAGTGTTATCGGCGAGGCTGACAGTGCAGGTGCCGCCGTGTCGGCTGCCCTGGACCTACGGCCGGATCTTGTGTTGATGGACCTGCGAATGCCTGGTAGCGGCATCGAGGCAACCCGGCAAATCACTGAGGCCGTCCCAGCCGTGAGAGTGCTCATTCTGACCACCTACGACAACGACCAGTCCGTAGTCGGAGCCATCGAGGCCGGCGCGGCGGGCTACCTACTGAAGTCTGCCTCGACACAAGAGCTGCTGTCAGGGGTGAGGTCCGCAGTGACCGGGCGATTGGTCATCACCCCTGAAATCACAGTCAAAATGGCACGCCACAGACTCGGGCAACCCGTGGCGCCACTGTCCAAACGCGAACGAGAAGTACTCACGCTGGTCTCTCGGGGCAACACCAATGCCCAGGTCGGTCGGCGGCTCGGCATAGGAGAAGCCACCGTCAAGACGCACTTGCACAGTAGTTATCGCAAGCTGAACGTCACAGACCGTGCGAGCGCCGTAGCCAAAGCAGTTACGAGAGGCCTCATCCCGCCGCTCCACACCGACGAGTGACCGATTGGAACGGCTGCACCCGAACACAATAGCCGCGCGACGGGGCGCATCGACAGTCCCGGCAGGTAGGCGACATCGTGGCCGTGGCCGTGGCCGTGGCCGTGGCCGTGGCCGTGGCCGTGGCCGTGGCCGTGGCCGTGGGCGTGGGCGTGGGAAACGGTGGCAGGCAATGCGCCGATCGTGTTCGGTTGGCCGACGATCACCAGTACCGGGCCTCGGGCCGCCAAGCGTCCAACGTGGCCCGCAACTCGGTCTCACCGTTCGGCAACGCCGTGTCGAACATTCGGGTCCCGGAAGTGCCAGCCCGACCTCGTGCTGGTCGACTCTGCCCACGTCGATGCCGCAGAACACGGCGTAACCCGTGCCCATTGAGCAGCAGTCCTTCGTCCAGCCGTCAACGATCGATACCCGACGTCGACGTTACGAGGAGACCTACCGTATGTTCCAGTGGCCTTGTACCTTTCAACGGCAATCGATGCCGCCAGGTTCGGCGACCCAATCCCCGGATCATTCGTGAGACAGGGGCGAGTGCGTGTGCTGTGGACTGCGCCGCCGCAGGCCTTCCTCCGTCTACCGGCGCCGCACTCTTTTCTTGTTCACGCCACGGTGCTCGTCGAACTGCAGCGCCGCCTACCCACACCGGAACCCGTGGCATGGATTGTTCTCTCCGGCTCCTGCGCTTGCCGACGCGCTATGTCGGTGCGCCATTCGAAAACTGCCGTTGCCGTACGGGTTTGCACCACCGACTCATCGCTCGAGGAGCTCGGAGAGCCTCCTGATGCCCTCGGCGATCTGGGCTTCAGTTGCGGCCCCGTAGGAGAAGCGAAGGAACGGAGCGGGCGGTTCGTCCACGAAGAAGTGGCGCCCGTCTCCGACGAGGACCCCGGCCGAGTATGCGGCAGTGCAGATCTCGCGGGTGTCTGTGCCCTGAGGCAGCCTGGCCCAGAGGTGAATGCCGCCGTGCGGGAGGTGCGGGATGCGGATTTCAGGCGTTGTGGCGTGGATCGCGGAGGTCAATGCGTCGCGTCGCGTGGCGAGCTCGGCGCGTAGGCGTTTGAGGTGCCGGGGCCACACATTCGAGGTGAGGAGGCTATGGGCGATTTCCTGCACCAGTGGCGCGACGCAGAGGTCATCGGCGGTGCGCGAGGCCCGGAGCCGTTCGCCTGCCGGGCCTCGCGCAATGACCGCGCCGAGCCGAAGGCCCGGGGAGGCAGGCTTCGACAGGGTGAGGATCGAGACGACGTGTCCGTGGGGGTCTTCGGTGAAGAGGGGAGGTGGGGTCTGTCCGTCGATGCCGAGGTGTCTGGCCCAGTCGTCCTCGATGACGAACGTGCCGTGTCGGGCGGCGAGTTCGAGCACTTGCTTCCGGCGCTCTGCGCTCAGGACTGCGCCGGTGGGATTCGCGTAGCTCGGCTGGAGGTAGATCACTCGTGCTCGCGTGCGTTCGAGTTCGTCGGCGAGGCGGTCGACCAGGATTCCGTCGGCGTCGGTGGGTACCGACGAGAGATTGAGGCCCGCACTCTGCGCGGCGAGGATCGCACCCGGATAGCTGGGACTCTCGGTGATGACCGCCGAGCCCGGCTCGGCGAGTGTGCGCATGGTGAAGACGAGACCCTGTTGCCCGCCGGAGACCACAAGCACGTCGTTCGGGTCGGCACGGTATTCGGCGGCGAGGATCCGCCGCAGTTCCGGCGATCCCGCGGGCGGTGTCATCATCCAAGCATGACGGCTTCTCGCCGCCCGCGAACCGATGCGCTGCAGGTCGTCGTTCGGAAGTAGTTCGGGGGCAAGGTATCCCCAGGAGAGTGGGATGTGCTCGGGAGTGCCGTAGCCGCCCAGGCGAGCGGCCCGGTCGGCGTCCACTCTGGCGTGGCCGAGCGCCTGAGACTGCCAGGAAAAGTCCGGTTCCGGCAGTCCCCCGCGCCTGGGGATGGTTCATGGATCCGCGACACGAATGCAAGGCGCTTGTCGCGGAAGCGGGCGGTGAGATCCTCGGGTTCGCACACCATCGCCGCTTCTCCTCGCCATACACAGGCACCACCGGCATCTTCCTCGACGACCTGTACACCGACCCCGCAGCTCGAGGCCGGGGGATCGGACGTGCACTGATCGGGCGTCTCACCGAGATGGCCACCGCTGAGGGCCGTGCCGTGGTGCAGTGGGCGACCGCCGAAGACAACCACCAAGCCCAGGCGCTCTACAACACCCTCGCCACGCGAACGAGCTGGGTTACCTACGAGGCCGAACCCTCCGCGAACTGAGCACTGCAACGTGGTGAACCGCTGCCGACAGAGGTCCCCTGGGCTGTTGGCGCGGGCGGCGGCGGAGCTGTGAGTTGATCCGTCGGCCTGCCCTGGTCCCGCTTGTCGGACCGGGGCAGGTCGGAGACTCGCCGATGTTCCCGGTCCTGCTCGACGCATTGTCGGTTCCCAGGATCGGACCCGGCCCGGTCGCACGAGCACCCGGAGATACTTCAGCGAGGGATGAGATCCGTCAGCAGCCAGACACCCGCTGCCGTGAGGGCGGAGTTCACGAGCAGGAACGCGATCGGCACGTCGGTGCCTCGGCGTCTTCGCGACAACGTTTCCAGGATGCCGGTGCTCACGCAGCCGACCGATAGCGCGAACATCGTGACAGCCCCGTCGACACCTCTGGCGTAATCGAGCAGAACACTGGCGAGCAGGACCACGCCAGTGGACGCCGCTACGCCGCACATGGCCAAGAACATTCCGTGGAACTTCTCGTACTGTCGCGGGTTCAGGCTAGACGTGAACAATGCGCGCATCTCGATTCAGAAACGGCAATTCCTAGGGGCCTGGCTGTGCCAATGCCGTGGGGAGAATGTACCAACGGCGATTCCGTCGGCGATCCGTGCCGATGTCGCCGCGGCGGGCAGGGCTCGTCACTGCCCGCCGCAGGCGCGCATCAGCTGAAGGAAGCCAGTGCGCCGATCACGCCGAGGATCGTGGCGATCGCCGTGAGCGCGGTGGCAGCGCCGCTCACGACAGGCTTGACCTCGGCGACAGACGTAGTGAACTCGGAAGAACCCATAACTGTTTCCCCTCCATTGATGGTTTGGTTGCGCAATATGCGCGTTCGCAAGCTACCCCACAAGTGTGCGGACGCGCAGCCCCCCCCTGATTCGGAGGATGGC
Protein-coding sequences here:
- a CDS encoding PLP-dependent aminotransferase family protein; the protein is MDADRAARLGGYGTPEHIPLSWGYLAPELLPNDDLQRIGSRAARSRHAWMMTPPAGSPELRRILAAEYRADPNDVLVVSGGQQGLVFTMRTLAEPGSAVITESPSYPGAILAAQSAGLNLSSVPTDADGILVDRLADELERTRARVIYLQPSYANPTGAVLSAERRKQVLELAARHGTFVIEDDWARHLGIDGQTPPPLFTEDPHGHVVSILTLSKPASPGLRLGAVIARGPAGERLRASRTADDLCVAPLVQEIAHSLLTSNVWPRHLKRLRAELATRRDALTSAIHATTPEIRIPHLPHGGIHLWARLPQGTDTREICTAAYSAGVLVGDGRHFFVDEPPAPFLRFSYGAATEAQIAEGIRRLSELLER
- a CDS encoding response regulator transcription factor, whose translation is MILADDHTVMRQGLRALFDLHEEFSVIGEADSAGAAVSAALDLRPDLVLMDLRMPGSGIEATRQITEAVPAVRVLILTTYDNDQSVVGAIEAGAAGYLLKSASTQELLSGVRSAVTGRLVITPEITVKMARHRLGQPVAPLSKREREVLTLVSRGNTNAQVGRRLGIGEATVKTHLHSSYRKLNVTDRASAVAKAVTRGLIPPLHTDE